Proteins encoded in a region of the Cydia pomonella isolate Wapato2018A chromosome 3, ilCydPomo1, whole genome shotgun sequence genome:
- the LOC133516649 gene encoding uncharacterized protein K02A2.6-like: protein MPLGSVECFRVGSDWDAYVRRVKQFITLNAIDDNLHVASLVTLVGAECYELMCDLCAPSKPEDQTFDDLVKLVREHLEPERSEIAERHIFRQRKQLLGESIREYLQNLKHLAKTCNFGTGLEVNLRDQFVSGLLSEEMRSRLFAVRAIDYKRAVELALALEAAEKHAAVGAPAGASASASASAPPNDGLHRVGAARRRGAGPAAAATAAPRAPCARCGKTGHAEGRCRYKQFSCDACGEKGHLKVMCRKEVSKKSTKGQYFLNDSDSDDSNCHFYKIDSDVDIGDGPFYVTLTVQKIRCKFEVDTGSRISAISKDYYDRCFSHLPLQNKMLRFRSYIGDPIKTVGYLDVEVGYGNNVDRLKLYVIENGGPPLMGRTWIRRLKLRVTDCINFQGEDSMAESLKQEFPEVFAGGLGTFKSRLQLRLKDDTPVFVKARALPLALRERVERELDRLQREGVIYKVDRSEYGTPIVPVVKANGTIRICGDYKITINPRLKDFHYPLPRIEDLFALLGGGEQYTKLDLSNAFQQCVLEKESQPMTAITTHVGTFVYKRVPFGIKCIPENFQKIMEETLSGLPSTAVFADDICVTGKDKATHMSNLRAVLQRLKENGLRINFAKCQFFKDSVNYLGYRIDKYGLHTDERKIAAIVNAPAPSNLTQLKSFMGLVNFYAKFCANMSDILKPMYSLLKKNVKWNWDESCDDAFKKIKKVLSSAPVLAHYNPSLPLILSVDSSPYGLGAALTQRGADGVERPLCCASRTLNAAECNYSQIDKEALAIVFGVTKHHQYVYGRKFTLRTDHRALSYIFGKNKGLPVTAASRLQRYAVKLAAYDFNIEFIRSERNCYADALSRLPLVSQNRPSIKDEGCSYLNFVEGDFPLSFKEVKSELAKDPVLSKIYGYVMFGWPNNSSESEKPYFNRKESLNIDQGCLIWGYRVVIPKSLRVAVLNELHGGHPGIVKMKQIARNYVWWDTLDADIERVAEQCAACRAQRPAPAPVPLHSWPWPEEPWARLNLDFLGPFNNVYYLVIIDAHSKWIEVEKIKTGSASMVIDCLRTLFARFGLPKQLVTDNGPPFSSAEFGSYLRRNGIRHTLVAPYHPASNGAAENAVRTIKRVLKKAVIENEKDVAALSRFLFMYRNTEHSTTKKEPAVALLGRRLRGRLDLLRPDTADVVRTAQRASERRSERHALRQAEQGAEVLVRDYARGAHKWAEGLVLAKSRFTLSDIDAKAPNISPVSDQPADKVQVDIPDATGLPADDTDQNDGEGGCEDEYGTPPGTPTKRDERSRRKAAVRCLERFKQMHSATRALCTRGIQPLLPTTAQQPPRLRATFWYLRTLDSGYFTMINNWTNPAKENHATPYTSCTFNYPPLAVGTLTWFQRNFFPHMLRL from the exons ATGCCTCTCGGAAGTGTGGAGTGTTTTCGTGTCGGGTCAGACTGGGATGCTTATGTGCGTCGGGTTAAACAATTCATCACGTTAAACGCGATCGACGACAATTTACACGTGGCGTCACTAGTAACTTTAGTCGGTGCGGAGTGTTATGAGCTTATGTGTGATTTGTGTGCACCCTCTAAACCCGAGGACCAAACATTCGACGACTTAGTCAAGCTAGTAAGGGAGCATTTGGAACCCGAGAGATCGGAAATAGCGGAACGACACATCTTCCGTCAAAGAAAGCAGCTACTCGGTGAAAGTATACGCGAATACCTACAGAATTTAAAACATCTGGCCAAAACGTGTAACTTCGGGACGGGTCTCGAGGTCAACCTTCGCGATCAATTCGTGTCGGGGCTGCTGAGCGAAGAGATGAGGTCGAGGCTATTTGCCGTGCGGGCCATCGACTACAAGCGCGCCGTAGAACTTGCCCTGGCTCTAGAGGCGGCAGAGAAGCACGCGGCGGTGGGCGCTCCGGCGGGCGCGTCAGCGTCGGCGTCGGCGTCGGCGCCGCCGAACGACGGTCTGCATCGCGTGggagcggcgcggcggcggggcgcgggcccggcggcggcggcgacggccGCGCCGCGGGCGCCGTGTGCGCGCTGCGGCAAGACCGGTCACGCGGAGGGCAGATGTCGGTACAAACAATTTTCATGCGACGCGTGCGGTGAAAAAGGCCATTTGAAAGTGATGTGCAGAAAGGAGGTATCTAAAAAGTCAACAAAAGGTCAGTACTTTTTAAACGATTCTGATTCGGATGATAGTAATtgccatttttataaaattgacaGTGATGTGGACATTGGGGACGGCCCCTTTTACGTTACGCTTACTGTGCAGAAAATACGGTGCAAATTTGAAGTCGACACGGGTAGCAGAATTTCGGCTATATCTAAAGACTATTATGATAGATGTTTTTCCCATTTgcccttacaaaataaaatgttacgtTTTAGGTCATACATCGGAGATCCTATCAAGACAGTAGGATATTTGGATGTTGAAGTAGGATACGGTAACAATGTAGATAGACTGAAGTTATATGTAATCGAAAACGGCGGTCCTCCTTTGATGGGCCGTACTTGGATTAGACGATTAAAGTTAAGGGTTACCGATTGTATCAATTTTCAAGGTGAGGACTCTATGGCAGAATCTCTTAAGCAAGAGTTTCCAGAAGTTTTCGCTGGGGGGTTAGGCACGTTCAAGTCGCGACTGCAGCTCCGTCTCAAGGACGACACGCCAGTTTTTGTTAAGGCGCGGGCGTTACCGTTGGCGCTTCGCGAGCGCGTGGAACGGGAGCTCGATCGCTTACAGCGGGAGGGGGTTATTTATAAAGTCGACAGATCAGAATATGGGACCCCTATAGTGCCTGTAGTAAAAGCAAATGGCACCATACGTATCTGTGGCgactataaaataacaataaatccGCGGTTAAAAGATTTTCATTACCCGCTGCCGCGGATCGAGGACCTGTTTGCTCTTTTGGGCGGAGGCGAACAGTATACCAAACTGGACCTGTCTAACGCCTTTCAGCAATGTGTTCTGGAGAAGGAGTCACAGCCGATGACGGCCATAACCACTCACGTCGGTACATTTGTATACAAACGCGTCCCGTTTGGAATAAAGTGTATTCCCGAAAACTTTCAAAAGATCATGGAGGAGACGTTGAGTGGTTTGCCGTCGACGGCCGTGTTCGCCGACGATATTTGTGTAACGGGGAAAGACAAGGCAACGCATATGTCTAACTTAAGAGCCGTTTTACAGAGATTAAAAGAGAACGGCTTACGAATTAATTTTGCTAAGTGTCAATTTTTTAAAGACAGTGTAAACTACCTGGGCTATAGAATTGATAAGTATGGTTTGCATACGGATGAACGAAAAATTGCTGCTATTGTTAATGCCCCGGCCCCCTCAAATTTAACACAACTTAAAAGTTTTATGGGGCTTGTTAATTTTTATGCAAAATTCTGTGCTAATATGAGCgatattttaaaaccaatgtacagtcttttaaagaaaaatgtaaaatgGAATTGGGACGAATCATGTGATGatgcctttaaaaaaataaaaaaagtgttaagCAGTGCTCCAGTGTTAGCACACTATAATCCATCACTGCCGCTAATTCTTTCGGTGGACAGCAGCCCTTACGGCCTGGGCGCGGCCTTGACTCAACGGGGCGCGGACGGCGTGGAGCGACCTCTGTGCTGCGCTTCGCGCACGCTGAACGCCGCCGAGTGCAACTACTCGCAAATCGACAAGGAGGCGCTGGCGATCGTGTTTGGTGTCACTAAACATCACCAGTATGTGTACGGGCGGAAATTCACGTTGCGGACGGACCACAGGGCACTCAGCTACATATTTGGTAAAAACAAAGGGCTACCGGTGACTGCGGCAAGCCGTTTGCAGCGTTACGCGGTAAAGTTAGCCGCGTatgattttaatattgaatttatccGATCAGAGCGGAACTGTTATGCGGACGCTCTTTCTCGTCTTCCTTTAGTTAGTCAGAATAGGCCGAGTATAAAAGACGAGGGATGTAGCTATTTAAATTTTGTAGAAGGGGATTTTCCACTTAGTTTTAAGGAGGTTAAAAGTGAGTTGGCGAAAGACCCCGTTCTGAGCAAAATTTACGGGTACGTTATGTTCGGATGGCCAAATAATAGCAGTGAGTCAGAAAAGCCTTATTTTAATCGAAAAGAATCTCTTAATATAGACCAGGGTTGTTTAATATGGGGATATCGAGTGGTTATTCCAAAATCTTTACGAGTTGCGGTTTTGAACGAATTACACGGTGGCCACCCCGGTATTGTAAAGATGAAACAGATCGCGCGGAATTACGTTTGGTGGGACACACTGGACGCGGACATCGAGCGGGTGGCGGAGCAGTGCGCCGCGTGCCGCGCGCAGCGCCCTGCGCCGGCACCCGTGCCGCTGCACTCGTGGCCGTGGCCAGAGGAACCCTGGGCGAGATTAAACTTAGATTTTCTGGGgccttttaataatgtttattatttagttataatcGACGCTCACTCTAAATGGATAGAGGTCGAAAAAATTAAAACGGGATCTGCTTCTATGGTAATTGATTGTTTACGAACACTATTTGCACGCTTTGGCCTGCCGAAACAATTGGTCACCGACAACGGGCCACCGTTTTCATCGGCCGAATTCGGCTCTTATCTTAGACGAAACGGAATTCGACACACCTTAGTAGCTCCTTATCATCCGGCCAGCAATGGCGCGGCCGAAAATGCGGTACGTACCATTAAGCGAGTGTTAAAAAAAGCCGTTATCGAGAACGAGAAGGATGTCGCGGCTCTCAGTAGGTTTCTGTTCATGTACAGAAATACGGAACACAGTACTACTAAGAAAGAACCGGCTGTGGCGCTTCTAGGGCGGCGGCTACGCGGTCGCCTCGACCTGCTTCGGCCCGACACTGCGGACGTGGTGCGCACCGCGCAGCGGGCCAGCGAGCGGCGCAGCGAGCGCCACGCGCTGCGCCAGGCAGAGCAGGGGGCCGAGGTTCTGGTGCGAGACTACGCGCGCGGAGCGCACAAGTGGGCCGAGGGCCTGGTGCTCGC AAAGTCGAGATTTACGCTCAGTGACATTGACGCTAAAGCACCTAATATATCACCCGTCTCCGATCAGCCAGCGGACAAGGTCCAAGTAGACATTCCGGATGCCACGGGGTTGCCCGCTGACGATACGGATCAAAACGACGGGGAAGGCGGATGCGAGGATGAGTATGGCACGCCCCCGGGGACTCCGACAAAACGTGACGAACGTTCGCGCCGGAAAGCTGCTGTCCGTTGTTTAGAAAGATTTAAACAAAT GCACAGCGCGACGCGGGCACTTTGCACGCGCGGAATACAACCTCTGCTCCCCACTACAGCGCAGCAGCCTCCGCGCCTGCGCGCAACCTTCTGGTATTTACGAACTTTGGATTCTGGTTACTTTACTATGATTAATAATTG GACCAATCCTGCTAAAGAAAATCATGCAACACCGTACACTAGCTGCACATTCAACTACCCACCGCTCGCTGTCGGCACCCTCACATGGTTTCAGAGGAATTTCTTCCCGCACATGCTCCGGCTGTAG